A portion of the bacterium genome contains these proteins:
- a CDS encoding tetratricopeptide repeat protein — protein sequence MYLITAQVEKLRLMMAGKRTVSIFTAITLRPEPRPPMPAPRKKSVCWVLCSVFCLLSFMIGCLTTGSLRQGRKLLSEGEYDRATEVLTNALKEEPDNPEIYRDMGIAYYKLGQYNQALDKLEKAKQGLPKDSRLIFYMGLVYEKLEKYDQAIEEYSNYTRLSPLSRVRRKIKERLPWLIRQEADRWAKARLKDEENLPVQDIPDTTVAVTYFKPLTVLEGYESLHLGLTDLLITDLSLVKSLSVVERIKLHHILDELGFSSTDLVDQSKAPRMGKLLGASILVTGVFTALEEKVQIEPALGKVKLDKLYILEGVEGMLANFLQIEKDLVWQVLDEMGLELTSEEREAISRNVPTESLAAFLAYSTGLSLEDSGMYPEAAKEYESALTLDPNFNEAVWHLKEVQSLTQVESGDSMEQIMEAALSTKRLQDEALATTVETISRQGTSIPRSEPDMVNLDIILRWDQD from the coding sequence ATGTATTTGATAACCGCACAGGTCGAAAAGTTGAGGTTGATGATGGCCGGTAAAAGAACCGTCAGTATTTTCACCGCGATCACATTAAGGCCGGAACCCAGACCACCGATGCCAGCGCCCAGAAAAAAATCTGTATGCTGGGTTCTGTGTTCGGTATTCTGTCTTCTGTCTTTTATGATCGGCTGCCTCACCACGGGCAGTTTGCGGCAGGGCAGGAAATTGCTATCTGAAGGAGAATATGATCGAGCTACGGAGGTCTTGACAAATGCCCTTAAGGAAGAGCCTGATAACCCCGAGATTTACAGGGATATGGGCATAGCCTACTATAAGCTGGGTCAGTATAACCAGGCCTTGGATAAGCTGGAAAAGGCCAAGCAGGGCCTCCCGAAAGACAGTCGATTGATCTTCTACATGGGACTCGTCTATGAAAAATTAGAAAAGTATGACCAGGCTATCGAAGAGTACTCAAATTACACCCGGCTGAGTCCCCTCAGCCGCGTCAGACGGAAGATAAAAGAGCGGCTCCCCTGGCTAATTCGTCAGGAGGCAGACCGATGGGCTAAGGCCCGTCTTAAAGATGAAGAAAACCTCCCGGTTCAGGATATCCCGGATACCACGGTAGCGGTGACTTATTTTAAACCCTTAACTGTCCTGGAGGGATATGAGTCATTGCACCTTGGGCTGACCGACCTTTTGATCACTGATTTATCCCTGGTAAAAAGTCTGAGTGTGGTGGAGCGGATTAAATTACACCATATCCTGGATGAACTGGGGTTTAGTTCCACCGATCTGGTTGACCAAAGCAAGGCGCCCAGGATGGGTAAGTTATTAGGGGCCAGCATCTTAGTCACGGGTGTTTTTACCGCCTTAGAGGAAAAGGTGCAAATAGAGCCTGCCCTGGGGAAGGTCAAATTAGATAAGCTCTACATCCTGGAAGGTGTAGAAGGAATGCTGGCGAATTTCTTGCAGATTGAGAAGGACCTCGTGTGGCAAGTCTTAGATGAGATGGGCCTGGAACTAACCTCTGAAGAACGAGAGGCCATATCACGGAATGTCCCGACCGAATCGTTAGCGGCTTTTTTGGCCTATTCCACGGGTCTGAGCTTAGAGGATAGCGGGATGTATCCTGAAGCCGCCAAAGAATACGAATCCGCTCTTACCCTTGATCCCAATTTCAACGAGGCGGTATGGCATTTAAAAGAAGTCCAATCTTTGACTCAGGTGGAATCTGGGGACAGCATGGAACAGATAATGGAGGCGGCTCTTTCTACCAAGAGATTGCAAGATGAAGCGTTAGCCACCACCGTGGAAACTATTTCTCGCCAGGGCACAAGTATCCCCCGCAGTGAGCCGGATATGGTTAATCTGGATATAATATTGAGGTGGGATCAGGATTGA
- the mreC gene encoding rod shape-determining protein MreC, with protein sequence MINFCLRHKAGTLLVLLLLIAVFLMSHYSWQRTKIEKRIGSIFVPFQSLMSSTLRFPGDVWGRLSELNRLKEENIRLKAELGQLIKEKEQWQRARLENKRLRNLLGYKKRLPYSTTAARIIGYDPTNWFSTIVLNRGQQDGIKETRAVVTYQDGQEGLVGRVISTREDSSQVLLLLDQNLAVGAKVVRTQAKGLVEGRNKRTCRMRYLPSDTDLTPGDMIVTSGEGGIFPEGIPLGKVIGFKREAQRLFLEAELQPLIDFNRLEDVLVINYQGNYSATD encoded by the coding sequence ATGATCAATTTCTGCTTAAGGCACAAAGCCGGCACCTTGCTGGTTCTCCTGCTCTTGATCGCGGTTTTCCTTATGTCCCACTATTCCTGGCAAAGAACTAAGATAGAGAAAAGAATCGGCTCCATCTTTGTCCCCTTTCAAAGCCTAATGAGTTCTACCCTCCGCTTTCCGGGAGATGTGTGGGGTAGACTCTCCGAATTGAACCGATTGAAGGAAGAAAACATAAGACTTAAGGCCGAGCTTGGTCAACTAATCAAAGAGAAAGAACAATGGCAGAGAGCGAGGTTGGAAAATAAGAGGCTGCGTAATCTCTTGGGCTATAAAAAGAGATTGCCTTACTCTACCACCGCCGCCAGAATTATTGGTTACGATCCTACCAACTGGTTTAGCACCATTGTTCTCAATCGCGGCCAACAGGACGGCATAAAGGAAACCCGGGCGGTAGTTACTTACCAGGATGGCCAGGAGGGTCTGGTCGGCCGGGTGATAAGCACTCGAGAAGACTCTTCTCAAGTGCTTTTACTTTTAGATCAAAATTTGGCCGTGGGGGCCAAGGTGGTCAGGACTCAAGCCAAGGGATTAGTTGAAGGAAGAAATAAAAGAACCTGCCGCATGCGATATCTCCCCTCTGATACTGATCTAACTCCAGGGGATATGATTGTCACTTCAGGAGAAGGAGGCATCTTTCCTGAAGGCATTCCCCTGGGCAAGGTAATCGGTTTCAAAAGAGAAGCTCAAAGGCTGTTCCTGGAAGCCGAATTGCAGCCTTTGATAGATTTTAACCGCCTGGAAGATGTGCTGGTTATCAATTATCAAGGTAACTATTCAGCCACGGATTAG
- a CDS encoding rod shape-determining protein, which produces MFDFIYSLFCKDMGIDLGTANTLIHVRGEGIVLSEPSVVAIQNDTNAVLAVGAEAKRMLGRTPADIVAIRPMKDGVIANFEVTEEMIKYFIARVHDNRKAFVHPRVVIGIPSGITEVERKAVRDAALQAGAREVYLIEEPLAAAIGANIQIHEPSGNMVIDIGGGTSEVAVISLGGMVVSNSIRTGGDEMDEAIINHVKKTHSLIIGERTAEDTKINIGSAFPVEEELTCEIKGRDATTGLPRTVTITSSEVREALSETVSTIVDVVTQTLEDTPPELASDIVDKGIIMAGGGALLRGLDKLITQETGLPTFVAEDPLQCVVMGTGRCLEELEYLRRARRK; this is translated from the coding sequence ATGTTTGATTTCATCTATAGTTTATTTTGCAAGGATATGGGAATTGATCTGGGAACAGCCAATACCCTGATACATGTCAGAGGTGAAGGGATCGTCCTTTCCGAACCATCAGTAGTGGCGATTCAAAACGATACCAATGCCGTGCTGGCAGTAGGGGCGGAGGCTAAACGAATGCTGGGGAGAACCCCGGCTGATATTGTGGCTATCAGGCCGATGAAGGATGGAGTTATCGCTAACTTCGAGGTAACCGAGGAAATGATTAAATACTTCATTGCCCGGGTGCACGACAACCGAAAGGCTTTTGTGCACCCCCGGGTGGTTATTGGAATCCCTTCGGGGATAACCGAAGTGGAAAGAAAGGCCGTACGGGACGCCGCCCTCCAGGCAGGGGCCAGAGAGGTTTATTTGATTGAAGAGCCACTGGCAGCAGCTATTGGAGCCAATATTCAAATCCATGAACCTTCCGGAAATATGGTTATTGATATCGGGGGAGGGACAAGCGAGGTAGCGGTTATCTCCTTGGGAGGGATGGTCGTGTCTAATTCCATTAGAACCGGCGGAGACGAGATGGATGAAGCCATCATCAATCATGTTAAGAAAACACACTCTTTAATCATTGGAGAAAGAACGGCTGAAGATACCAAGATCAACATTGGCTCAGCCTTTCCAGTAGAGGAAGAATTAACCTGTGAAATAAAAGGACGAGATGCCACCACTGGTCTCCCCCGAACCGTTACCATTACTTCCAGTGAAGTGAGAGAGGCGCTTTCCGAAACGGTCTCAACGATCGTAGATGTAGTGACTCAAACCCTGGAAGATACCCCACCTGAACTGGCCTCTGATATTGTGGATAAGGGAATAATTATGGCTGGAGGAGGCGCCTTGCTTAGAGGGCTGGATAAGCTTATTACTCAGGAAACAGGCCTGCCGACCTTCGTGGCTGAAGACCCCTTACAGTGTGTGGTTATGGGAACAGGCCGCTGTCTTGAGGAACTGGAATACTTGCGGCGGGCCAGGAGGAAGTAG
- a CDS encoding tetratricopeptide repeat protein, giving the protein MLNVYKKRKKGFKLNEGSFIRAGLILVLLILIFLILSRTYTPGDREAVFRKTIREYKERLENNPLEIEALIGLGDAYYEQVLATDDQKKAVKLADEGIEFYRKAIILAKEGPRATKCQTRVGILYFKKSSLLGGDYYYHEAQKKLESAVAGGEGSKEAHIYLGHIYYRKSQSSKGSERLKWLDKAITHYQEAQTLDPKEATVRFNLAWAFKDRGLYEDSTRIFKELLAAKVLDKESNIDVHIALGWINYVQDHLDESEAQYQQALGLKPGPEKEAKIHYWLGKAYEKGGHLSLARNEWERVLAIDPNHQEARKKLEGK; this is encoded by the coding sequence ATGCTGAATGTTTACAAGAAACGGAAAAAAGGATTTAAACTTAATGAAGGCTCCTTTATTCGGGCTGGGCTTATTCTCGTCCTTCTCATTCTGATCTTTCTTATTCTCTCCAGGACCTACACCCCTGGAGATAGGGAGGCCGTCTTCCGAAAAACAATACGAGAATATAAAGAGAGGTTAGAAAATAATCCTTTAGAGATAGAAGCCTTAATCGGTTTGGGAGATGCTTACTACGAACAGGTCCTGGCTACAGATGACCAAAAGAAGGCCGTGAAATTGGCTGATGAAGGGATCGAATTTTATCGAAAGGCAATTATTTTGGCTAAGGAAGGGCCAAGGGCGACCAAATGCCAGACCAGGGTAGGGATTCTTTATTTCAAGAAAAGTAGTCTCCTTGGTGGTGATTACTACTATCATGAAGCTCAGAAAAAATTAGAAAGCGCTGTGGCCGGTGGGGAAGGAAGCAAGGAGGCTCATATCTATCTGGGGCACATATACTATCGAAAAAGCCAGTCAAGCAAAGGGAGCGAACGGCTAAAATGGCTGGATAAGGCCATTACCCATTACCAAGAGGCCCAGACCCTTGATCCCAAGGAGGCCACGGTCAGGTTCAATCTGGCCTGGGCATTCAAGGACAGGGGGCTATACGAAGATTCAACCAGAATCTTTAAAGAGCTTCTGGCGGCCAAGGTCTTAGATAAAGAAAGCAATATAGATGTTCATATTGCCCTGGGATGGATTAATTATGTTCAAGACCATCTGGATGAATCTGAAGCTCAATATCAGCAGGCGCTTGGGCTTAAGCCAGGACCGGAAAAGGAAGCCAAGATTCATTACTGGTTAGGTAAGGCTTACGAAAAGGGAGGACATTTATCCCTGGCCAGAAACGAATGGGAAAGGGTCCTGGCCATTGATCCCAATCACCAGGAAGCCAGGAAGAAATTGGAAGGCAAGTGA
- a CDS encoding flagellar biosynthesis anti-sigma factor FlgM → MELAKLGNLFRTSEVTSREKKNTTEEPAIPFEEEAEHIRRAENRSATLKKAALKREFGQDEVTISREAKIAFELERIIRRVRGAPDIRPDRLEMVKEKIVNGGLLIREVSEEVAERIRERLSGKEMDLVAPADFSEQRIQNAVGLIAKWFGL, encoded by the coding sequence ATGGAACTTGCCAAATTAGGAAATTTATTTAGAACTTCTGAAGTAACATCGAGAGAAAAGAAAAATACCACCGAGGAGCCGGCTATTCCCTTTGAGGAAGAGGCGGAACATATTAGAAGAGCTGAAAATAGGTCGGCGACTTTAAAGAAGGCCGCCTTGAAGCGAGAGTTTGGTCAGGATGAGGTTACTATTTCCAGGGAAGCTAAAATTGCCTTTGAGTTGGAGCGAATCATTCGCCGGGTCCGCGGTGCTCCGGATATACGGCCTGACCGCTTGGAAATGGTAAAGGAAAAGATAGTCAATGGTGGTCTGCTTATTCGAGAAGTAAGTGAAGAAGTCGCCGAGAGGATCAGAGAACGGCTATCCGGCAAGGAGATGGATTTGGTGGCTCCGGCAGATTTCTCTGAGCAAAGGATCCAAAATGCGGTTGGTCTAATCGCTAAGTGGTTTGGACTTTAA
- the argH gene encoding argininosuccinate lyase, with amino-acid sequence MDITRLWGDAFDQQPAQETIEFMAGRDVTGLPPADENLIEVDLLGNRAHCLMLQQQGIVSSTEARIILDALAEIEGLYRSGKFKLDPAKEDVHSNIEAFLVKRCGLEIGGKIHTGRSRNDQVALDMRLYLRGELIKLSTSLTRFVRSLLTQARRQVNTIMPGYTHHQHAMLTTFGHLLLSFAEGLQRDLERLRDWHHLFNKNPLGSAAAYSTTFQLDRELTSRLLGFDSPHLTSIDPITNRWEPEASLAAAISLMMNHLSAIAQSFILFSTSEFNFIKLSDAYCSGSSIMPQKKNPCSLEVIKAKAAIAQGILSSLISIGQSNLFGYNRDSQWTKYLVMDLVRETGACPVILTGAIDSLEVNKKRMLEESGRGFITATALAEALVRHHNLSFRQAKFLIGKAVKYSKGKDKVSFSALKQAISEENLDLSVTEDQVENYQDPEMIIRQKHSWGGPAPEIVQRGIEEIEGQLRFNQTWWEEKIKQIEAGKEEMSRLESTLKNR; translated from the coding sequence GTGGATATTACCCGACTCTGGGGGGATGCCTTTGACCAGCAGCCGGCCCAGGAAACTATCGAATTTATGGCCGGCCGGGATGTGACCGGTCTTCCCCCGGCCGATGAGAACCTGATTGAGGTTGACCTGTTAGGGAACAGAGCCCACTGTCTGATGCTCCAACAACAGGGGATTGTTTCATCGACTGAGGCCCGAATAATCCTTGATGCCTTAGCTGAGATCGAAGGTCTTTACCGCTCGGGGAAATTCAAACTCGATCCGGCCAAAGAGGATGTCCATTCCAATATCGAGGCCTTCCTGGTTAAGCGATGCGGTTTAGAGATAGGGGGTAAGATTCACACCGGCCGGAGCCGGAACGACCAGGTCGCCCTTGACATGCGGCTTTATCTAAGAGGAGAGCTTATTAAACTATCTACTTCTCTGACAAGATTTGTCAGAAGTCTATTAACCCAGGCCAGAAGGCAGGTGAACACCATTATGCCGGGCTACACCCATCATCAGCACGCTATGCTGACCACCTTCGGGCATCTTCTTCTATCTTTTGCAGAAGGCCTCCAAAGGGATCTGGAGCGGCTTCGGGATTGGCACCACCTCTTTAATAAGAACCCGCTGGGTAGCGCGGCCGCTTATTCGACTACCTTTCAACTGGACCGGGAACTCACTTCTCGATTATTGGGCTTTGACTCCCCCCATCTTACCTCCATTGATCCGATCACCAATCGCTGGGAGCCGGAGGCATCTTTGGCCGCCGCTATCTCCCTGATGATGAATCATCTCTCGGCCATCGCCCAATCCTTCATCCTATTCTCCACTTCGGAATTTAACTTTATCAAGCTAAGTGACGCTTACTGTTCCGGAAGCTCGATTATGCCTCAAAAAAAGAACCCCTGCAGCCTGGAGGTTATCAAGGCCAAAGCCGCTATTGCTCAAGGAATTTTAAGCTCCCTCATCTCCATTGGCCAGTCGAATCTATTCGGCTACAATCGGGATTCCCAGTGGACTAAATATTTGGTAATGGACCTCGTCCGTGAAACCGGCGCCTGCCCTGTCATCCTCACGGGGGCGATTGATTCTCTCGAAGTGAATAAAAAAAGGATGCTCGAAGAAAGCGGACGTGGTTTTATTACGGCTACTGCCCTGGCCGAGGCCCTGGTGCGCCATCATAATTTATCCTTCAGGCAGGCCAAGTTCCTCATTGGCAAGGCCGTGAAATACTCTAAGGGGAAGGACAAGGTCTCTTTCTCCGCCCTTAAACAGGCTATATCGGAAGAGAACCTTGACTTATCCGTCACCGAGGACCAGGTTGAAAACTATCAAGACCCGGAGATGATAATCCGGCAGAAACATTCTTGGGGAGGACCTGCCCCTGAGATAGTTCAACGTGGAATAGAAGAAATAGAGGGACAGTTGAGATTCAACCAAACCTGGTGGGAGGAAAAGATTAAGCAGATTGAAGCCGGTAAGGAAGAGATGTCACGCCTTGAATCTACTTTAAAAAATAGGTAA
- the pncB gene encoding nicotinate phosphoribosyltransferase has translation MKPTNSFVSPILTDFYQLTMAYAYWKDGRHEEPAVFDLFFRQNPFGKAFTIFAGLEEVLRFVSDYHFTEEDIAYIKALMPGCEAEFFSWLKRVDCLKIKIYAVREGSVVFPRLPLIRVEGPLAVAQLLETTMLNLVNYASLVATNAACFRLAVGDENKVLLEFGARRAQGPDGAVSASRYSVIGGFNGTSNVLAGKLFGLTVKGTHAHSYVSSFSGLDDLKTNFIIDPKGQRHDFVSLALKFRQELGFNHTNEGELAAFLAYAQAFPEGFLALVDTYDTLNSGVPNFLSVAMALHVIGYKPIGIRLDSGDLAYLSREARKMFQQFRTQFPVDGFPNLLIVASNDINEATLLSLKQQGHEIDVFGIGTHLVTCQTQPALGCVYKLVEVDGKLCIKLSQDMDKVTLPGRKEVHRLIGSEGTALLDLMIPAGEAPPKSGERILCRHPFEETKRVYIIPTNVISLHQCVWDGRINVALPSVEEMRRYTLEQLASMRKDHLRPLNPTPYKVSVSNRLYEFIHDLWLQEAPIPEIQ, from the coding sequence ATGAAACCGACCAACAGTTTCGTAAGCCCGATCTTAACCGATTTTTATCAGTTGACGATGGCCTATGCCTATTGGAAGGATGGCAGGCATGAAGAGCCGGCTGTTTTTGATCTCTTCTTTAGACAAAATCCGTTTGGTAAAGCCTTCACTATATTTGCCGGCCTGGAAGAGGTCCTGCGTTTTGTAAGTGATTACCATTTTACCGAGGAGGACATCGCCTACATCAAGGCTTTAATGCCCGGCTGCGAGGCGGAATTTTTCTCCTGGCTGAAAAGGGTGGATTGCTTAAAAATAAAGATCTACGCGGTCAGAGAAGGCTCCGTGGTATTCCCACGCCTCCCTCTGATCAGGGTGGAAGGGCCTCTGGCCGTGGCTCAACTACTTGAGACCACCATGCTTAACCTGGTCAATTATGCCAGTCTGGTAGCCACTAACGCCGCCTGTTTCCGGCTGGCGGTGGGGGATGAAAATAAAGTCCTCCTGGAATTCGGCGCCCGCCGAGCCCAGGGGCCTGATGGCGCGGTGTCAGCCTCCAGATACAGCGTGATCGGAGGCTTCAATGGGACAAGCAATGTCTTGGCCGGTAAACTTTTCGGCCTTACGGTCAAGGGGACCCATGCCCATTCCTATGTATCTTCTTTTTCAGGGCTTGATGACCTGAAGACTAATTTCATTATTGACCCGAAGGGGCAGAGGCACGATTTCGTCAGCCTGGCCCTCAAATTCCGCCAAGAGCTTGGATTCAACCATACGAACGAAGGAGAGCTGGCGGCTTTCCTGGCTTATGCCCAGGCATTCCCAGAAGGATTTCTGGCCCTCGTTGATACCTACGATACGCTCAACTCGGGGGTGCCGAATTTTCTCTCGGTAGCCATGGCCCTACATGTCATTGGTTATAAGCCTATTGGGATCAGACTGGATTCAGGCGATCTGGCCTATTTGTCCAGAGAAGCCAGAAAGATGTTTCAGCAATTTAGAACCCAATTTCCGGTTGATGGTTTCCCCAATTTGTTGATTGTGGCCAGCAACGATATTAATGAGGCCACCTTGCTCTCTTTGAAACAACAGGGACACGAAATTGATGTTTTTGGCATCGGCACCCATCTGGTCACTTGCCAGACCCAGCCTGCCTTAGGTTGTGTTTACAAGTTGGTGGAGGTCGATGGCAAGTTGTGCATTAAATTATCTCAAGACATGGACAAGGTAACTCTGCCGGGTAGAAAAGAAGTGCACCGCCTGATCGGTTCAGAGGGAACGGCCTTGTTGGACCTGATGATTCCGGCCGGCGAAGCCCCCCCAAAATCCGGCGAGCGGATTCTTTGCCGGCACCCCTTTGAAGAAACTAAAAGGGTATACATCATCCCCACTAACGTCATTTCCTTGCATCAATGTGTCTGGGACGGCCGAATTAATGTGGCCCTGCCGTCGGTAGAAGAGATGCGGCGCTATACCCTGGAGCAGCTTGCCTCAATGCGGAAGGACCACCTGAGGCCGCTAAATCCAACACCGTATAAGGTTTCGGTAAGCAACAGGCTCTATGAGTTTATTCACGATCTCTGGCTGCAAGAAGCACCCATTCCCGAGATTCAGTAG
- a CDS encoding ABC transporter permease, with amino-acid sequence MLIEYILFSLKSLRQYKLRAFLTVLGVMIGVFSIVAVITIGQGGKELILSELGRGGANLIVAHSTQIMMETRQDKLDYLTEDQVRAMKGDIPGIEDVAPEYFLSTTMKVRGENKLIPVLGVPANWFELWKLDIIKGRIFTEQEVKSSQKVGIIGQKLFNSLFGDLKALGRQDVEVEGTYFRVIGIMAYKLELGPWDLNNALILPSSALQRLLGAEEVYEVLIRAKDNVSVPILKERIKKHLRKLFSDREGWEVTTMDEFINIVDKVTDIISIVISSIAAISLVVGGIGIMNIMLVTVRERTREVGIRKAVGATRQNILYQFLTESLMLCLLGGIVGMGAATGVILLIAKVMDLAISLSGGAIVLGFTFSCLVGIFFGVYPAHLAAKFNPVEALRYE; translated from the coding sequence ATGCTGATAGAGTATATCCTATTCTCACTAAAAAGTTTGCGGCAATATAAGCTACGGGCATTCCTGACGGTTCTGGGGGTAATGATCGGGGTTTTTTCCATTGTCGCCGTCATTACCATCGGACAGGGCGGAAAGGAGTTGATCCTTAGCGAGTTAGGCAGAGGTGGGGCCAACCTGATCGTGGCTCACAGCACTCAGATCATGATGGAAACCCGACAGGATAAGCTGGACTATCTCACTGAAGACCAAGTCCGGGCAATGAAGGGGGATATCCCGGGGATTGAAGATGTGGCCCCTGAATATTTTCTCTCTACTACCATGAAAGTAAGGGGTGAGAATAAATTGATTCCGGTTTTAGGGGTTCCAGCCAATTGGTTTGAACTGTGGAAGCTGGATATTATCAAAGGACGGATATTTACAGAGCAGGAGGTCAAAAGCTCACAAAAGGTCGGCATCATCGGCCAGAAGCTTTTTAATTCTCTCTTTGGCGACTTAAAGGCATTAGGCCGTCAAGATGTAGAAGTAGAAGGGACATACTTTCGGGTAATCGGGATAATGGCCTATAAATTGGAGTTAGGCCCGTGGGATCTTAATAATGCCTTGATTCTACCTTCTTCTGCCCTTCAGAGGCTGTTAGGGGCGGAGGAAGTTTATGAGGTCCTGATCAGGGCCAAGGATAATGTGTCTGTGCCTATTCTTAAAGAGAGGATAAAGAAACACCTCCGTAAGCTCTTTTCTGACAGAGAGGGCTGGGAGGTAACCACGATGGATGAGTTCATCAATATTGTAGATAAGGTGACGGATATAATTTCCATTGTGATCAGCAGTATTGCGGCTATTTCCCTGGTGGTGGGAGGGATTGGGATTATGAATATTATGCTGGTAACCGTCCGGGAGCGAACCCGTGAGGTGGGGATAAGAAAGGCGGTCGGAGCCACCAGACAGAATATCCTTTATCAGTTCTTGACCGAAAGCCTGATGCTTTGCCTCTTAGGTGGAATCGTGGGTATGGGAGCGGCGACCGGCGTGATTCTTTTAATCGCTAAGGTGATGGACCTGGCCATCTCTCTTTCAGGCGGGGCCATTGTTTTAGGCTTTACCTTCTCTTGCCTGGTGGGGATATTCTTTGGCGTGTATCCGGCTCATCTGGCCGCTAAGTTTAATCCAGTAGAGGCGCTCAGGTATGAGTGA